In a single window of the Danio rerio strain Tuebingen ecotype United States chromosome 20, GRCz12tu, whole genome shotgun sequence genome:
- the si:dkey-15j16.3 gene encoding uncharacterized protein isoform X1, with translation MYMTENNYKEIYPKEEVESHKNRVKLLNQNTPGNLSLLISALTIKHQGTYYCSVSPQQIVYFILTVKENPYTHPISSTTHEPPHHFTNLPAAQPAHNTLHYVFILLGIFLSVLLLTLLVFIYWRCRGGRTVKKEITKESNDGEALKKEPDSQDDVMYSTVVYVKTASKESDTQHH, from the exons ATGTATATGACAGAGAATAATTATAAAGAAATTTACCCAAAGGAAGAGGTTGAGAGTCACAAGAACAGAGTGAAACTGTTAAATCAAAACACTCCAGGAAATCTGTCTCTGCTCATATCAGCACTGACCATAAAACACCAAGGAACCTACTACTGTTCTGTCTCGCCTCAACAAATAGTCTATTTTATACTTACTGTTAAAG AGAATCCATATACTCATCCAATTAGTTCAACAACACATGAACCTCCACACCACTTCACAAATCTTCCAGCAGCTCAGCCAGCACACAACACACTTCATT ATGTTTTCATTCTTTTGGGAATATTTCTCTCAGTGCTGTTACTGACGTTACTAGTATTTATCTACTGGAGATGCAGAG GAGGCAGAACTGTGAAAAAGGAGATCACAAAGGAGTCCAATGATGGTGAAGCACTAAAGAAAGAACCAGACAGTCAG GATGATGTGATGTATTCTACTGTAGTCTATGTTAAAACAGCTTCCAAAGAATCTGACACACAACATCATTAA
- the si:dkey-15j16.3 gene encoding uncharacterized protein LOC556440 precursor — protein sequence MRAHLHLLFIMLHFSRGCDVSDVSQTKVISGYSGGSVLLPCSCAQPQSTVHTFSWQFQQTVNTWISVFENQKYRDRLVLFNESSPTNLSLLISDLRKTDEGYYKCLTEQNTPTFVQLTVQGCDLVNTGKTVELTGNSGESVLLPCSCTELLTKPEHIQWMYMTENNYKEIYPKEEVESHKNRVKLLNQNTPGNLSLLISALTIKHQGTYYCSVSPQQIVYFILTVKENPYTHPISSTTHEPPHHFTNLPAAQPAHNTLHYVFILLGIFLSVLLLTLLVFIYWRCRGGRTVKKEITKESNDGEALKKEPDSQDDVMYSTVVYVKTASKESDTQHH from the exons ATGCGGGCACATTTACATCTTTTATTCATTATGCTTCATTTCAGCCGAG GTTGTGATGTTTCAGATGTGTCTCAGACTAAAGTAATATCAGGATACAGCGGTGGTTCAGTGCTTCTGCCCTGCTCCTGTGCTCAACCTCAGTCTACAGTCCACACATTCAGCTGGCAGTTTCAGCAAACTGTTAATACTTGGATTTCAGTATTTGAGAATCAGAAGTACAGAGACAGACTTGTGCTGTTTAATGAAAGTTCTCCAACAAACCTGTCTCTACTCATTTCAGACCTCAGAAAGACAGATGAAGGGTACTATAAGTGTCTGACTGAACAAAATACTCCTACATTTGTTCAGCTAACAGTTCAAG GATGTGACTTGGTCAATACTGGAAAGACAGTGGAGTTGACTGGAAATTCAGGAGAGTCTGTGCTTCTGCCCTGCTCCTGCACTGAACTACTGACCAAACCTGAACACATACAATGGATGTATATGACAGAGAATAATTATAAAGAAATTTACCCAAAGGAAGAGGTTGAGAGTCACAAGAACAGAGTGAAACTGTTAAATCAAAACACTCCAGGAAATCTGTCTCTGCTCATATCAGCACTGACCATAAAACACCAAGGAACCTACTACTGTTCTGTCTCGCCTCAACAAATAGTCTATTTTATACTTACTGTTAAAG AGAATCCATATACTCATCCAATTAGTTCAACAACACATGAACCTCCACACCACTTCACAAATCTTCCAGCAGCTCAGCCAGCACACAACACACTTCATT ATGTTTTCATTCTTTTGGGAATATTTCTCTCAGTGCTGTTACTGACGTTACTAGTATTTATCTACTGGAGATGCAGAG GAGGCAGAACTGTGAAAAAGGAGATCACAAAGGAGTCCAATGATGGTGAAGCACTAAAGAAAGAACCAGACAGTCAG GATGATGTGATGTATTCTACTGTAGTCTATGTTAAAACAGCTTCCAAAGAATCTGACACACAACATCATTAA